A region from the Mycobacterium heidelbergense genome encodes:
- a CDS encoding ABC transporter ATP-binding protein yields MLLALLRQYIRPYRRLVGVLMVLQLISTLASLYLPTVNAAIIDEGVAKGDTATIVRLGMVMLTVTGLQVLCAVGAAYFGSRTGMGFGRDLRRAIFEHVTTFSERETARFGAPTLLTRSTNDVRQIQYLVQISGTVLVTAPIMCVGGIVMAIHQEAALTWLLLVSVPIMAVANYWIMSHMLPLFRGMQGLIDAINRVMRDQLSGVRVVRAFARERFERDRFARANAALSNTALTAGNWQALMLPVTTLTVNVSSVALIWFGGLRIDRGQMQVGSLTAFLAYFTQILMAVLMATMTLVVLPRAAVCAERVTEVLWTRAAVENPPNPGFPRGGITGVVRLDGATFTYPGADRPVLQDISLTALPGTTTAIVGGTGSGKSTLVSLICRLYDVTAGAVLVDDVDVRDYHTERLWSAIGLVPQRGYLFSGTIADNLRYGKADATDEQMWEALRVADADGFVRAHGPADSGLRMRVAQGGINFSGGQRQRLAIARAVIRRPTIYLFDDAFGALDVHSDARVRASLRRISGRATVIVVTQRISTAAQADQVIVVDDGRLVGSGTHESLLADCATYAEFADSQSVGALRGTQ; encoded by the coding sequence ATGCTCCTGGCACTGCTGCGCCAGTACATCCGGCCGTACCGCCGGCTGGTTGGGGTGCTGATGGTGCTGCAGCTGATCAGCACCCTGGCGTCGCTGTACCTGCCCACGGTCAACGCCGCGATCATCGACGAGGGCGTCGCCAAGGGCGACACGGCCACCATCGTCAGGCTCGGCATGGTGATGCTGACGGTCACCGGACTGCAGGTGCTGTGCGCGGTCGGGGCCGCCTACTTCGGCTCGCGGACCGGAATGGGCTTCGGCCGCGACCTGCGCCGGGCGATCTTCGAGCACGTCACCACCTTCTCCGAACGCGAGACCGCCCGATTCGGCGCGCCAACGCTGTTGACGCGCAGCACCAACGACGTCCGGCAGATCCAATACCTGGTGCAGATATCGGGCACCGTGCTGGTGACCGCCCCGATCATGTGCGTCGGGGGCATCGTCATGGCCATCCACCAGGAGGCCGCGCTGACGTGGCTGCTGCTGGTCAGCGTTCCGATCATGGCCGTGGCCAACTACTGGATCATGTCGCACATGCTGCCGCTCTTCCGCGGAATGCAGGGCCTGATCGACGCCATCAATCGGGTGATGCGCGACCAGCTGTCCGGTGTCCGGGTGGTGCGGGCGTTCGCGCGCGAGCGCTTCGAGCGCGACCGCTTCGCCCGCGCCAACGCCGCGCTCTCGAATACCGCGCTGACCGCCGGCAATTGGCAGGCGCTGATGCTCCCGGTGACCACGCTGACCGTCAACGTGTCCAGCGTCGCGCTCATCTGGTTCGGTGGCCTGCGCATCGACCGCGGGCAGATGCAGGTCGGCTCGCTGACCGCCTTCCTGGCGTATTTCACCCAGATCCTGATGGCGGTGTTGATGGCGACGATGACGCTGGTGGTGCTGCCGCGCGCCGCGGTGTGCGCCGAACGGGTCACCGAGGTGCTCTGGACCCGCGCCGCGGTCGAGAACCCACCGAACCCGGGGTTCCCGCGAGGCGGGATCACCGGTGTGGTGCGCCTGGACGGCGCCACGTTCACCTATCCGGGCGCGGATCGCCCGGTGTTGCAAGACATCTCGTTGACCGCACTGCCGGGCACCACCACCGCGATCGTCGGCGGCACCGGCTCGGGCAAGTCGACGCTGGTGTCACTGATCTGCCGGCTCTACGACGTGACCGCCGGCGCCGTTCTGGTCGACGACGTCGACGTCCGCGATTACCACACCGAACGGCTCTGGTCGGCGATCGGGCTGGTCCCCCAGCGCGGCTACCTCTTCTCCGGCACCATCGCCGACAATCTGCGCTACGGCAAGGCAGACGCAACCGACGAACAGATGTGGGAAGCCTTGCGGGTGGCCGACGCCGACGGATTCGTGCGGGCCCACGGCCCGGCGGACAGTGGGCTGCGAATGCGGGTGGCCCAGGGCGGGATCAACTTCTCGGGCGGTCAACGGCAACGGCTGGCGATCGCCCGGGCGGTCATCCGCCGCCCGACCATCTATCTGTTCGACGACGCGTTCGGCGCGCTCGACGTGCACAGCGACGCGCGGGTGCGCGCCTCGCTGCGGCGGATATCCGGGCGCGCCACCGTCATCGTTGTCACGCAACGGATCTCGACCGCAGCCCAGGCCGACCAGGTGATCGTGGTCGACGACGGAAGGCTCGTGGGTTCGGGCACCCATGAGTCGCTGTTGGCCGACTGCGCCACCTATGCGGAATTCGCTGACTCGCAGTCGGTGGGCGCCTTGCGGGGCACGCAGTGA
- a CDS encoding DUF3558 domain-containing protein has translation MRRDLRALALAATALTILIPAVAGCSGSGDNKPGATASSTPGNGEGHHGPMFPQCGGISDQTVSDLTKVTGLVNTARNSVGCQWLAGGGILGPHFSFSWYRGSPIGRERKTEELSRASVDDININGHGGFIAVGNEPNLGDSLCEVGIQFQDDFIEWSVSFSQKPFPPPCDIAKELARQSIANSK, from the coding sequence GTGCGGCGTGATCTGAGGGCGCTGGCTCTTGCGGCGACGGCCTTGACGATCCTGATCCCGGCGGTCGCGGGGTGCTCCGGTTCCGGTGACAACAAGCCTGGAGCGACGGCGTCGTCGACGCCCGGCAACGGGGAGGGCCACCACGGGCCGATGTTCCCGCAATGCGGTGGCATCAGCGATCAGACGGTGTCGGACCTGACCAAGGTGACGGGGCTGGTGAACACCGCCCGCAACTCCGTGGGGTGCCAGTGGCTGGCGGGCGGCGGCATCCTCGGCCCGCACTTCTCCTTTTCCTGGTATCGCGGCAGCCCGATCGGGCGTGAACGCAAGACGGAGGAGCTGTCGCGCGCGAGCGTCGATGACATCAACATCAACGGCCATGGCGGTTTCATCGCCGTCGGCAACGAGCCCAACCTAGGTGACTCGCTATGCGAAGTGGGCATCCAGTTCCAGGACGACTTCATCGAGTGGTCAGTCAGCTTCAGCCAAAAGCCCTTCCCGCCGCCCTGCGACATAGCCAAGGAGCTGGCCCGTCAGTCGATTGCGAACTCGAAATGA
- a CDS encoding DUF3558 domain-containing protein produces MTAPVRSGRWVRAGAAVVIAALLVLTGCSRSVGGNAIKAGGNVPRNNNSQQQYPNLLKECEVLTSDILAKTVGADPLDIQSTFVGAICRWQAANPAGLIDITRFWFEQGSLSNERKVADFLKYKVENRSIAGIDSIVMRPDDANGACGVASNAAGVVGWWVNPQAPGIDACGQAIKLMELTLATNS; encoded by the coding sequence ATGACCGCCCCCGTGCGTTCCGGTAGGTGGGTGCGTGCCGGTGCCGCCGTCGTGATCGCCGCGCTGTTGGTGCTGACCGGTTGTTCGAGGTCCGTCGGGGGCAACGCCATCAAGGCCGGCGGAAACGTGCCGCGCAACAACAACTCCCAACAGCAGTATCCGAACCTGCTCAAGGAATGTGAGGTGTTGACCAGCGACATCCTGGCCAAGACCGTGGGCGCCGATCCGCTTGACATTCAGAGCACGTTCGTCGGCGCGATCTGCCGGTGGCAGGCGGCCAACCCGGCCGGCCTGATCGACATCACGCGGTTCTGGTTCGAGCAGGGCAGCCTGAGCAACGAGCGCAAGGTGGCCGACTTCCTGAAGTACAAGGTCGAGAACCGTTCGATCGCGGGCATCGATTCGATCGTGATGCGTCCCGACGACGCGAACGGCGCCTGCGGGGTGGCCAGCAACGCGGCCGGGGTCGTCGGTTGGTGGGTCAATCCTCAGGCGCCTGGCATCGACGCCTGCGGGCAGGCCATCAAGCTCATGGAGCTGACGCTGGCGACCAACTCGTAG